DNA sequence from the uncultured Ilyobacter sp. genome:
TTTTACCCAATTTATAAGCTTTCCTATATCACTGTTCAGCGTCGGTTCCCCGCTCCCTGAAAAGGTTATAAAGTCAGGTTTTATTTTTTTCAAAGCATTTTTCAGCTCTATCTTGACCTCCTCAAGATTTACATAACTTCCTCTCTCACTGAAAGTTTTGCTGTTTCCCCCACATTCACAGTATATGCAGTTGAGATTGCAGGTTTTTGCCTCTACAAGGTCAACTCCTAATGAGACTCCTAGTCTTCTAGACGGAACTGGTCCAAATACATGCTTATACATAAGTTTCCCCCTTAATATTCTACAAGTGAATAAATAGCTCCTGCCAGCCTGTAAGGATGATGCCTTACTGTGCCTTTTTCACTTATCTCAAGAAGTTTCTGCTCTAGAATATCTATTTTCATTTTTTCCAGATTTTCAAAGTCAACCTCTACTCTGCCAGCTCCTTCCTGATTATATTTTTTCATTACAGTTTTAGGTATTTCACTAGAGTCTGTGACTACTACATCCAAGAATTCTCCGTTCACATGGCGATTTATAGCTTTTATATGATCTGAAACAGTATAGCCTCCAGTTTCTCCAGGCTGCTGCATTGCATTACATACATATACTTTCTTAGCCTTTGACTTTATGAGTGACTCCTTCATTTCTGGTATGAGAAGATTTGGAATTATACTAGTATAAAGACTTCCTATCCCCAGCACTATCAAATCTGCTTTCTCTATTGCTTCTAGAGCTTCTTTTACAGGTTTGGGATTTTTTTCAAAAAACACCCGCTCTATGCTCTTATGAGTTTTGGGAATCATAGACTCTCCGGCTATTATTTCTCCGTCTTCCATCTCTGCCAAGAGTGTGACACTTTCACAAGTAGAGGGCAATATGTTCCCCCTGATATCAAATACTTTTCTGAGACCCTTCATAGCACTAACCAGGTCCCCAGTAACTCCCACCATAGCAGTAAGAAGCAGATTGCCAAGAGGATGCCCCCCTAGGCTGCTGTCTCCTTTAAACCTATACTGAAGAAGTTCCTCTACCAGAGGCTCCACTTCACTTAATGCAACCATTACATTTCTAAGGTCTCCAGGTGCAGGCATATCAAACTCATCTCTTAATTTCCCGCTGCTTCCTCCATCGTCTGCCACTGTTACGATAGCAGTTATCTCTACTGGGAAATGCTTCAACCCTCTAAGGAGAACCGAAAGCCCCGTTCCTCCACCGATTACCACAACTTTTGGTTTTATATACATAAATATCTTTTCCCTTCAAATGAATTTTACATTATTTCCATATAATTATACTACTTCTCAAAGACTATTTTTTCAAGAAAAACCTTTAAAGTAGACTTAATCTTTAAAAAACTCCAAAAGAAAAGGAGCCTATAGGCTCCAAATAACTCTTACTTTTTTAGTTCTTCTAGCAGATATTTATACTGCTTAAGCATTATATTTAAAAATATTTTTTTAGGGAATTGATACCATTTGAACTTCATCCCCTCGATTCCTCTAAGAGAATCTGA
Encoded proteins:
- a CDS encoding YvcK family protein, producing the protein MYIKPKVVVIGGGTGLSVLLRGLKHFPVEITAIVTVADDGGSSGKLRDEFDMPAPGDLRNVMVALSEVEPLVEELLQYRFKGDSSLGGHPLGNLLLTAMVGVTGDLVSAMKGLRKVFDIRGNILPSTCESVTLLAEMEDGEIIAGESMIPKTHKSIERVFFEKNPKPVKEALEAIEKADLIVLGIGSLYTSIIPNLLIPEMKESLIKSKAKKVYVCNAMQQPGETGGYTVSDHIKAINRHVNGEFLDVVVTDSSEIPKTVMKKYNQEGAGRVEVDFENLEKMKIDILEQKLLEISEKGTVRHHPYRLAGAIYSLVEY